A window of Brevibacterium ihuae contains these coding sequences:
- a CDS encoding GntR family transcriptional regulator → MGGNDEGADRRVERGRSFREHALDAIRTAITTGELAEHTVYSAAGLAKQLGMSLSPVREAMMSLVAEGTVEAVPNRGYRLVPVTEADLEEIILLRSLLAVPAAERLCAACDPATLEHLRTLAAEVLAAAQAADAPRFLGVDRRFHGELLRAGLGPRAADIGLRLRDQSRVSELGEKPPAVNLRSAEETVDLVEAIAEGRTEDAAALVVANLYYFRKSEESASG, encoded by the coding sequence ATGGGCGGGAACGACGAGGGCGCAGACCGCAGGGTGGAGCGCGGACGCTCCTTCCGCGAGCACGCGCTCGACGCGATTCGCACGGCGATCACCACCGGGGAGCTCGCCGAGCACACCGTCTACTCCGCAGCCGGGCTCGCCAAGCAGCTCGGGATGTCGCTCAGTCCCGTGCGCGAGGCGATGATGTCCCTCGTCGCCGAGGGCACCGTCGAGGCGGTGCCGAACCGCGGCTATCGCCTGGTTCCGGTGACCGAGGCCGATCTCGAGGAGATCATCCTGCTCCGCTCGCTGCTCGCCGTGCCGGCGGCCGAGCGGCTGTGCGCCGCGTGCGATCCCGCGACCCTCGAGCACCTGCGGACGCTCGCCGCGGAGGTGCTCGCGGCGGCGCAGGCCGCCGACGCGCCCCGGTTCCTCGGCGTCGACCGGCGGTTCCACGGGGAGCTGCTGCGGGCGGGCCTCGGTCCGCGCGCGGCCGACATCGGGCTCCGGCTGCGCGATCAGAGCCGGGTGAGCGAGCTCGGGGAGAAGCCGCCGGCGGTGAATCTCCGGAGCGCCGAGGAGACCGTGGACCTCGTCGAGGCGATCGCCGAGGGGCGCACCGAGGACGCCGCCGCCCTCGTCGTCGCGAACCTCTACTACTTCCGGAAGTCCGAGGAGTCGGCATCGGGATGA
- a CDS encoding ubiquinol-cytochrome c reductase iron-sulfur subunit has product MIQRPTRRRVIQAAAVTGGLAGVGLTSACASEDEGGASGPTLTVAASEVPVGSGLVLDNTYAVVQPTEGEFRAFTAICPHQGCAVREITETEIICPCHSSRFSTTDGTAMSGPADAPLAPAQVTEADGQLTIGPA; this is encoded by the coding sequence ATGATCCAGCGCCCCACCCGTCGTCGCGTCATCCAGGCGGCCGCCGTCACCGGCGGTCTCGCCGGAGTCGGACTCACGAGCGCCTGCGCGAGCGAGGACGAGGGCGGCGCGTCGGGACCGACGCTCACCGTCGCCGCGTCCGAGGTCCCCGTGGGCTCCGGCCTCGTGCTCGACAACACCTACGCCGTCGTGCAGCCGACCGAGGGGGAGTTCCGCGCCTTCACCGCGATCTGCCCGCACCAGGGGTGCGCGGTGCGCGAGATCACCGAGACCGAGATCATCTGCCCGTGCCACTCCTCGCGGTTCTCCACCACCGACGGCACCGCGATGTCCGGGCCCGCCGACGCACCGCTCGCCCCGGCGCAGGTCACCGAGGCCGACGGCCAGCTCACCATCGGCCCCGCCTGA
- a CDS encoding bile acid:sodium symporter family protein, which produces MPDTTTPADESRAAATSAREARSGYIAVTVFPLLIILGGVVGYFAADTVSQAAPAVNPLLGIVMFTMGLTLRPVDFGMVAKRPLPVLLGVIAQFVIMPLVALLVVFILGLPPEIAAGVILVGCAPGGTASNVVAYLARGDVALSVTMTSVSTLLAPLLTPILTLWLAGQYLPVAAGPMALTIVQIVLVPVILGVVVRLLLTNLVTRLLPILPWLSVLTIATIVAIVVSGSADRIIEAGLLVLAAVILHNAIGMALGYGAAALFRLPLPSRRTVAIEVGMQNSGLAAGLAAQYMNPLAALPGAVFSVWHNVSGALFALICQNIDRRRAGAGRTQAPDAAPVDAR; this is translated from the coding sequence ATGCCGGACACCACCACCCCTGCGGATGAATCGCGGGCCGCGGCCACCTCGGCCCGGGAAGCGCGCAGCGGCTACATCGCCGTCACCGTCTTCCCGCTCCTCATCATCCTCGGCGGCGTCGTCGGCTACTTCGCCGCGGACACCGTGTCCCAGGCGGCGCCGGCGGTGAATCCGCTGCTCGGGATCGTGATGTTCACCATGGGCCTCACGCTGCGCCCGGTCGACTTCGGGATGGTCGCCAAGCGACCGCTGCCGGTGCTGCTCGGCGTCATCGCGCAGTTCGTCATCATGCCGCTCGTCGCCCTCCTCGTCGTCTTCATCCTCGGCCTCCCGCCGGAGATCGCCGCCGGCGTCATCCTCGTCGGCTGCGCGCCCGGCGGCACGGCCTCGAACGTCGTGGCCTACCTCGCCCGCGGCGACGTCGCGCTGTCGGTGACGATGACCTCGGTGTCCACGCTGCTCGCCCCCCTCCTCACCCCGATCCTCACCCTGTGGCTGGCCGGACAGTACCTGCCGGTGGCCGCGGGTCCGATGGCCCTCACCATCGTCCAGATCGTGCTCGTCCCGGTGATCCTCGGCGTCGTCGTCCGGCTGCTGCTGACGAACCTCGTCACCCGCCTGCTCCCGATCCTGCCGTGGCTCTCCGTGCTCACGATCGCGACGATCGTGGCGATCGTCGTGTCCGGCAGCGCCGACCGGATCATCGAGGCCGGACTCCTCGTCCTCGCCGCCGTGATCCTCCACAACGCCATCGGCATGGCCCTCGGATACGGAGCTGCGGCCCTGTTCCGCCTCCCGCTGCCCTCGCGTCGGACCGTCGCCATCGAGGTCGGGATGCAGAACTCCGGCCTGGCAGCCGGACTGGCGGCGCAGTATATGAACCCGCTCGCCGCTCTGCCGGGCGCGGTGTTCTCCGTGTGGCACAACGTCTCCGGAGCGCTGTTCGCGCTCATCTGCCAGAACATCGATCGGCGCCGAGCCGGTGCCGGCCGGACGCAGGCACCCGACGCCGCGCCGGTCGACGCGCGCTGA
- a CDS encoding DNA-3-methyladenine glycosylase family protein codes for MIREPEVVHHRLAFTPPFDSAAFAGFLRAHAVQGVDALAGRTYSRNLRTAHGPTPLEIDLPEPDGGEVVVRLGGDPAGHPEALERVRRFLDLDQDPAEVRAALGDDPLVGPLVRARPGLRVPGAFDPFETAVFAILGQQVSLAAARTLDARFHAALSPEGVRFPEPRAVSALDPGELAGILRVPGMRARAIVGAAEVFAGTCGDAGAGDEGTDGAGERSAPLRAQLLAVPGIGPWTVDYLLFRCTADADAYVPGDLVLRKALAARTGEESTVSARTAQALAEPWRPHRARALMHLWTAAAYDAR; via the coding sequence ATGATCCGGGAGCCCGAGGTCGTCCACCACCGGCTGGCGTTCACCCCGCCCTTCGACAGCGCGGCGTTCGCGGGCTTCCTCCGGGCCCACGCGGTGCAGGGCGTGGATGCTCTCGCCGGGCGCACGTACTCCCGGAATCTGCGGACCGCTCACGGTCCGACGCCGCTCGAGATCGATCTGCCCGAGCCGGATGGCGGGGAGGTCGTCGTGCGGCTCGGCGGCGATCCTGCCGGCCACCCGGAAGCGCTCGAGCGGGTGCGCCGGTTCCTCGACCTCGACCAGGATCCCGCGGAGGTGCGTGCGGCGCTCGGGGACGATCCGCTCGTCGGGCCGCTCGTGCGCGCACGGCCGGGGCTGCGGGTGCCCGGGGCGTTCGACCCGTTCGAGACCGCGGTGTTCGCGATCCTTGGACAGCAGGTCTCCCTCGCGGCGGCCCGGACGCTCGACGCCCGCTTCCACGCCGCGCTCTCACCCGAGGGCGTGCGCTTCCCGGAGCCGCGCGCGGTCTCCGCGCTCGACCCCGGGGAGCTCGCCGGGATCCTGCGCGTCCCCGGCATGCGTGCGCGGGCGATCGTCGGTGCCGCCGAGGTCTTCGCGGGGACCTGCGGCGACGCGGGCGCCGGCGACGAGGGTACCGATGGTGCGGGCGAGCGTTCGGCGCCGCTCCGCGCGCAGCTCCTCGCGGTCCCCGGGATCGGTCCCTGGACCGTCGACTACCTGCTGTTCCGGTGCACCGCGGACGCCGATGCCTACGTGCCGGGCGATCTCGTGCTCCGCAAGGCGCTCGCCGCTCGCACCGGCGAGGAGTCGACGGTGAGCGCTCGCACCGCGCAGGCGCTCGCCGAGCCGTGGCGACCGCACCGGGCGCGGGCGCTCATGCACCTGTGGACGGCAGCCGCCTACGACGCGCGCTGA
- a CDS encoding phosphotransferase — translation MTRPLSSLEPEEITGLCAAHFGVDVEFEEFLPGIVAINVLLRTQTGRFVLKAERPSPTMTPEHFDWVCRTQERARTAGLPVAAQVPARTPFTDPSTGESSGALALVDIDGSPVMVRLHAFLSGRDAAAAEPGAGYPARAGAVAARMVTALADAPAEPAPVLHPWSFTASGANVVFAVDRINALEAAGRVPEEFGTQLSADLALVRAHAQEFERAVRPRFAELPHQVVHQDLNDHNILFDAGRISGVIDFNDAATAPRIAELAIAAAACMIGRDEPTAALWSAHAAYEEEAAGTSASLTAAESALLEHAAITRLALVACTWTARAITAPPDHPNQATGRERMASTWPVLRELLGR, via the coding sequence ATGACGCGCCCGCTGAGTTCGCTCGAGCCCGAGGAGATCACCGGGCTGTGCGCGGCGCACTTCGGCGTCGACGTCGAGTTCGAGGAGTTCCTCCCCGGCATCGTCGCGATCAACGTCCTGCTGAGAACGCAGACCGGCCGGTTCGTCCTCAAGGCCGAGCGGCCGTCGCCGACGATGACCCCCGAGCACTTCGACTGGGTGTGCCGCACCCAGGAGCGGGCGCGCACCGCGGGTCTCCCCGTCGCCGCGCAGGTGCCGGCCCGCACCCCGTTCACCGACCCGTCCACCGGGGAGTCCTCCGGAGCGCTCGCCCTCGTCGACATCGACGGCTCACCGGTGATGGTCCGGCTCCACGCCTTCCTCTCCGGACGCGACGCCGCGGCCGCGGAACCGGGCGCCGGCTATCCCGCCCGGGCCGGTGCGGTCGCCGCCCGCATGGTGACCGCGCTCGCCGATGCCCCCGCCGAGCCCGCGCCGGTGCTCCACCCCTGGTCATTCACCGCGAGCGGGGCCAACGTCGTGTTCGCCGTCGACCGCATCAACGCGCTCGAGGCCGCCGGCCGGGTGCCCGAGGAGTTCGGCACGCAGCTGTCCGCCGACCTCGCGCTCGTCCGCGCCCACGCACAGGAGTTCGAGCGCGCGGTGCGACCCCGCTTCGCCGAGCTCCCGCACCAGGTCGTCCACCAGGACCTCAACGATCACAACATCCTGTTCGACGCCGGTCGGATCTCCGGCGTCATCGACTTCAACGACGCGGCCACCGCCCCGCGGATCGCCGAGCTCGCGATCGCCGCCGCCGCGTGCATGATCGGCCGCGATGAGCCCACCGCGGCCCTGTGGTCCGCGCACGCGGCGTACGAGGAGGAGGCCGCCGGCACCTCGGCGTCGCTCACCGCGGCCGAGTCCGCGCTCCTCGAGCACGCCGCGATCACCCGGCTCGCGCTCGTCGCCTGCACGTGGACCGCCCGCGCCATCACCGCCCCGCCCGACCATCCGAACCAGGCGACCGGCCGGGAGCGGATGGCGAGCACCTGGCCGGTGCTCCGCGAGCTGCTCGGCCGCTGA
- a CDS encoding C4-dicarboxylate ABC transporter substrate-binding protein, whose amino-acid sequence MDLRKSRFPLSILAIPAAAAVLAGCGGSVGSGGGADAGSGFAFGAAQDEVDAAIADLEPVTLTFQPYAASPESPAAAGAHAFMEAVETRSGGKIEFDVAWGQSIASYPEVDDALADGRLDIAYSVPIYFPAEYPMTDAYNKVSHYSMASPMIGEAISHAMMTEAGWNDPAVIEQYTDKGLVPLNPLVSSGNYWLACNSEGTAPEDWQGRQIRIGGSAQTPVSEAIGASPVSMEYGEAFEALQRGTVDCTFVQGQVAGSTGLMEAAPHGSTFADSRITGGVTAGQVAGSGFEQLPVAYQQIIFDAVAIDYFHGQILNVVEGSAAAVADAKEAGGGLTDIDPEVEETISRTQEENVDAVIEDGLLPEDIRDQLETSAEKWTGIVDELGYEDGGDLADLDEWYEPGSVDFRPLAERLFEEAAAAHRPE is encoded by the coding sequence ATGGACCTCAGGAAGTCACGATTCCCCCTCAGCATCCTCGCGATCCCGGCGGCCGCGGCTGTCCTCGCCGGCTGCGGCGGCTCCGTCGGTTCGGGCGGCGGCGCGGATGCCGGATCCGGTTTCGCATTCGGCGCGGCACAGGACGAGGTCGACGCCGCGATCGCCGATCTCGAACCCGTCACCCTGACCTTCCAGCCCTATGCGGCGTCACCGGAATCGCCCGCGGCCGCCGGGGCCCACGCCTTCATGGAGGCCGTGGAGACCCGTTCGGGCGGGAAGATCGAGTTCGACGTCGCCTGGGGCCAGTCGATCGCCTCGTACCCCGAGGTCGACGACGCGCTCGCCGACGGCCGCCTCGACATCGCCTACAGCGTGCCGATCTACTTCCCGGCCGAGTACCCGATGACCGACGCCTACAACAAGGTCAGCCACTACTCGATGGCCTCGCCGATGATCGGCGAGGCGATCTCCCACGCGATGATGACCGAAGCGGGGTGGAACGATCCCGCGGTCATCGAGCAGTACACCGACAAGGGGCTCGTGCCGCTCAATCCGCTCGTGTCCTCGGGCAACTACTGGCTCGCCTGCAACTCCGAGGGCACCGCGCCCGAGGACTGGCAGGGCCGGCAGATCCGGATCGGCGGCTCCGCCCAGACCCCGGTGTCGGAGGCGATCGGCGCCTCCCCGGTGTCGATGGAGTACGGCGAGGCGTTCGAGGCGCTGCAGCGCGGAACGGTCGACTGCACCTTCGTCCAGGGCCAGGTCGCCGGATCGACCGGTCTCATGGAGGCCGCGCCCCACGGCTCGACCTTCGCCGATTCGCGGATCACCGGCGGCGTCACCGCCGGGCAGGTCGCCGGTTCGGGCTTCGAGCAGCTCCCGGTCGCCTACCAGCAGATCATCTTCGACGCCGTCGCGATCGACTACTTCCACGGGCAGATCCTCAACGTCGTCGAGGGCAGCGCCGCCGCCGTGGCCGACGCCAAGGAGGCCGGAGGCGGTCTCACCGACATCGACCCCGAGGTCGAGGAGACGATCTCGCGGACCCAGGAGGAGAACGTCGATGCGGTGATCGAGGACGGACTGCTCCCGGAGGACATCCGCGATCAGCTCGAGACGTCCGCGGAGAAGTGGACCGGCATCGTCGACGAGCTCGGCTACGAGGACGGCGGCGACCTCGCCGACCTCGACGAGTGGTACGAGCCCGGCAGCGTCGACTTCCGGCCGCTCGCCGAACGCCTGTTCGAGGAGGCGGCCGCCGCGCACCGGCCGGAATGA
- a CDS encoding NADH:flavin oxidoreductase → MTSDPLLEPFTLGSLQLRNRIVSTSHEPAYTEDGMPKDRYRVYHVEKARGGVGLTMIGGSACVSKDSPASFGNIDLSDDAVVPWLDKLASDCHAAGAAVMIQVTHLGARTSNYSGDWLPLIAPSRYRETQHRAFAKEAEDFDIERIVADYAAAARRVAAAGLDGLELQHYGHLMDAFVSPWINARDDEYNGSLENRLRFPLMVIDAVRAAVPRDFVVGIRMSVDECREDGVTEDEAVEILRIYAEHGIDFLSLIRGRVDSDRILASTIPGMGTPSAPALEVCRRIRTQIPIPVMHATRIADVPTARHAIADGCVDLVGMTRAHLADPHLVRKIEAGQEDDIRPCVGANLCLDSIYVSGAAHCVHNPATGRELTLPQEVPSAEVARPRHVVVVGAGPGGLEAARVCAVRGHRVTVLEASGEYGGQVRIAARSPRRRDLIGIVDWRYQQARKHGVEFAFNTFADEEAIAALDPDTVIVATGGVPDAAVTAGGRFVHDVWDVMTDQVPKRGTVLVFDDHGLNPALDAVERLAEAGAQVVYASPERMIGIDVGSMNSPAYLEVFGRCGVEVRLAERLVDVERADGRLRATLRNEYSDTDAVLAVDAVVVDHGTVPNDELYTALKPGSRNGGAVEQAALIGPLRARTRGYAATGDGPGYDLFRIGDAVTSRNVHAAILDALRLGLLV, encoded by the coding sequence ATGACGTCCGACCCCCTGCTCGAACCCTTCACCCTCGGCTCGCTGCAGCTGCGCAACCGTATCGTGTCGACCTCCCACGAGCCGGCCTACACCGAGGACGGCATGCCCAAGGACCGGTATCGCGTCTACCACGTAGAGAAGGCCCGCGGCGGGGTGGGACTGACGATGATCGGCGGCTCCGCCTGCGTGTCCAAGGATTCCCCGGCCTCCTTCGGCAACATCGACCTGTCCGACGACGCGGTGGTGCCGTGGCTCGACAAGCTCGCCTCCGACTGCCATGCCGCGGGCGCCGCGGTGATGATCCAGGTGACGCACCTCGGCGCGCGCACCTCGAACTACTCCGGCGACTGGCTGCCGCTCATCGCCCCGAGCCGGTACCGCGAGACCCAGCACCGGGCCTTCGCGAAGGAGGCCGAGGACTTCGACATCGAGCGGATCGTCGCCGACTACGCCGCCGCGGCCCGCCGCGTCGCCGCCGCCGGGCTCGACGGCCTCGAGCTCCAGCACTACGGGCACCTCATGGATGCCTTCGTCTCCCCCTGGATCAATGCGCGCGACGACGAGTACAACGGCAGCCTGGAGAACCGCCTCCGCTTCCCGCTCATGGTCATCGATGCGGTGCGCGCCGCCGTGCCGAGGGACTTCGTCGTCGGCATCAGGATGAGCGTCGACGAGTGCCGTGAGGACGGGGTGACCGAGGACGAGGCGGTGGAGATCCTGCGGATCTACGCCGAGCACGGCATCGACTTCCTCTCGCTCATCAGGGGCCGGGTCGACTCCGACCGGATCCTCGCGTCCACGATCCCGGGGATGGGAACGCCCTCGGCCCCGGCGCTCGAGGTGTGCCGACGGATCCGCACGCAGATCCCCATCCCGGTCATGCACGCCACCCGGATCGCCGACGTCCCCACCGCCCGGCACGCGATCGCCGACGGCTGCGTCGACCTCGTCGGCATGACCCGGGCCCACCTCGCCGACCCGCACCTCGTGCGGAAGATCGAGGCGGGGCAGGAGGACGACATCCGGCCGTGCGTGGGCGCGAACCTCTGCCTCGACAGCATCTACGTGTCCGGCGCCGCCCACTGCGTCCACAATCCTGCGACCGGACGCGAGCTCACGCTCCCGCAGGAGGTACCCTCTGCCGAGGTCGCCCGACCCCGGCACGTCGTCGTCGTGGGCGCCGGTCCCGGCGGGCTCGAGGCCGCCCGGGTGTGCGCGGTGCGCGGGCATCGCGTCACCGTGCTCGAGGCGAGCGGCGAGTACGGCGGGCAGGTGCGGATCGCCGCCCGCTCCCCGCGCCGCCGCGACCTCATCGGGATCGTCGACTGGCGGTACCAGCAGGCGCGCAAGCACGGAGTCGAGTTCGCGTTCAACACCTTCGCCGACGAGGAGGCGATCGCTGCCCTCGACCCGGACACGGTGATCGTGGCGACCGGCGGCGTACCGGACGCCGCCGTCACCGCGGGCGGCCGGTTCGTCCACGACGTGTGGGACGTCATGACCGATCAGGTGCCCAAGCGGGGGACGGTCCTCGTGTTCGACGACCACGGCCTCAACCCGGCGCTCGATGCCGTCGAGCGCCTCGCCGAGGCGGGAGCGCAGGTCGTGTACGCATCCCCGGAGCGGATGATCGGGATCGACGTCGGCTCGATGAACTCGCCGGCGTACCTCGAGGTGTTCGGACGGTGCGGGGTCGAGGTGCGCCTCGCCGAACGGCTCGTCGACGTCGAACGGGCGGACGGCCGGCTGCGGGCGACCCTGCGCAACGAGTACTCGGACACCGACGCGGTGCTCGCTGTGGACGCCGTCGTCGTCGACCACGGGACGGTGCCCAATGACGAGCTCTACACGGCGCTCAAGCCCGGGTCGCGCAACGGCGGCGCGGTGGAGCAGGCGGCGCTCATCGGTCCGCTGCGCGCCCGGACGCGCGGCTACGCGGCCACCGGCGACGGGCCCGGCTACGACCTGTTCCGGATCGGCGATGCGGTGACGAGCCGCAATGTCCACGCCGCGATCCTCGACGCGCTGCGCCTGGGTCTGCTCGTCTGA
- a CDS encoding DUF421 domain-containing protein — protein sequence MPGRDALVDALGIELWRIPVVVFSAIAIYLAFLLFVKIFGARVLAVTSSFDVVVTIMFGAVAGRVILGHPPTLAAGIIGLLTLMVAEAVFGALRSWRGMRRLLESSGVVVMAHGRVVEDHLRRSHVTRSDIMAALRARGVPNPDAVQCVILEATGGLSVFASGEPIDPRVLEGVVGAELVIGAPAPSDAESGAEVRGAGPASAGGAAAPGPDAPESGDGAGERAGEAYRPGRGPADGPQR from the coding sequence ATGCCGGGCAGGGACGCACTCGTCGACGCACTCGGGATCGAGCTGTGGCGGATCCCGGTCGTGGTCTTCTCCGCGATCGCGATCTATCTCGCGTTCCTGCTCTTCGTCAAGATCTTCGGCGCCCGTGTGCTCGCGGTGACCTCGAGCTTCGACGTCGTCGTGACGATCATGTTCGGCGCCGTCGCCGGCCGCGTCATCCTCGGCCACCCGCCGACGCTCGCCGCCGGCATCATCGGCCTGCTCACCCTCATGGTCGCGGAAGCGGTGTTCGGCGCGCTCCGGAGCTGGCGGGGGATGCGCCGTCTCCTCGAATCGTCCGGAGTCGTCGTCATGGCCCACGGCAGGGTGGTCGAGGACCACCTGCGACGGTCCCATGTCACCCGGAGCGACATCATGGCCGCTCTGCGGGCGCGCGGAGTGCCGAATCCCGACGCGGTCCAGTGCGTGATCCTCGAAGCGACCGGCGGGCTGTCGGTCTTCGCCTCCGGGGAGCCGATCGATCCGCGCGTCCTCGAGGGCGTCGTCGGAGCGGAGCTCGTCATCGGGGCGCCCGCACCGTCGGATGCAGAGTCCGGTGCCGAGGTGCGCGGAGCCGGCCCCGCCTCGGCCGGGGGAGCCGCTGCGCCGGGCCCCGATGCTCCGGAATCCGGCGACGGGGCCGGGGAGAGAGCGGGCGAAGCGTACCGCCCGGGGCGCGGCCCCGCCGACGGCCCGCAGCGCTGA
- a CDS encoding TRIC cation channel family protein, protein MNSPSVLLLVFDLLGVFAFAVSGNLLAARRNFDITGGLILGVLAGLGGGIIRDVILVAVPTSLREPIYLVPPVLAAVMVYLLGHRAERARVPIVVFDAIGLALFSVTGSIIAVAAGMNLPTAVILGVVTATGGGLLRDVVANEVPAIFSGSDIYVIPAFFGALTAALVRFNELWNVWTGTAIVVLVFVFRMVAWRLQWRVPAPMRGWSFRAIHAQARKRGSAFRPLWVRRGPARVSGSHAAGTRAPDEGAAESDPASASGAWPASEGEPGTMPEETPGDAPRSGEGPGSHPPDGGSGR, encoded by the coding sequence GTGAACTCGCCCTCCGTTCTCCTCCTCGTCTTCGACCTGCTCGGCGTCTTCGCCTTCGCGGTGTCGGGCAATCTGCTCGCCGCCCGGCGGAACTTCGACATCACCGGCGGGCTCATCCTCGGCGTCCTCGCCGGCCTGGGCGGCGGGATCATCCGCGACGTCATCCTCGTCGCCGTCCCGACGTCCCTGCGGGAGCCGATCTACCTCGTGCCCCCGGTGCTCGCCGCGGTCATGGTCTATCTGCTCGGCCACCGCGCCGAGCGGGCCCGGGTGCCGATCGTCGTGTTCGACGCGATCGGCCTGGCGCTGTTCTCCGTCACCGGATCGATCATCGCGGTCGCCGCCGGGATGAATCTGCCGACCGCGGTCATCCTCGGCGTCGTCACCGCCACCGGCGGCGGGCTGCTCCGCGACGTCGTCGCCAACGAGGTCCCCGCGATCTTCAGCGGCTCCGACATCTACGTCATCCCCGCATTCTTCGGAGCGCTCACCGCGGCGCTCGTCCGCTTCAACGAGCTGTGGAACGTGTGGACGGGAACCGCGATCGTCGTTCTCGTCTTCGTCTTCCGGATGGTCGCCTGGCGGCTCCAGTGGCGCGTCCCGGCGCCCATGCGCGGCTGGTCCTTCCGCGCCATCCACGCGCAGGCCCGGAAGCGCGGTTCAGCGTTCCGCCCGCTCTGGGTGCGCCGCGGACCGGCGCGGGTCTCGGGCAGCCATGCGGCGGGCACGCGCGCGCCGGACGAGGGTGCGGCGGAGTCGGATCCGGCGTCGGCGAGCGGCGCGTGGCCGGCGTCGGAGGGCGAGCCCGGCACGATGCCGGAGGAGACGCCCGGAGACGCGCCGAGGAGCGGGGAGGGTCCCGGCTCCCACCCGCCCGACGGGGGATCCGGGCGGTAG
- a CDS encoding pyridoxal phosphate-dependent aminotransferase, which produces MFTQSAKLSNVLYDIRGPVLEEADRMEAEGHRILKLNIGNPAPFGFEAPDAILVDMMKHLPEAQGYSDSRGIPSARRAVVQYYETKGIFNLGADDVYLGNGVSELITLSLQALCDPGDEILVPTPDYPLWTASVALSGGTPVHYECDEHDAWNPDLDDIRSKITPQTRGIVVINPNNPTGAVYSRELLTGIVDIAREHDLIVFADEIYEKITYDGAEMVNMATLTGEDVLCLTFSGLSKAYRIAGYRSGWLAITGPNWKAESYIEGIKLLANMRMCANVPAQHAIQAALGGRQTIEELVLPEGRLGAQMRLSAERLNAIDGVSCTPARGALYLFAKLDTEKFGIVDDEQFALDLLREQKILVSHGTAFNWKAPDHFRLVTLPSVEVLAEALDRLEEFLSGYRQIATAVGS; this is translated from the coding sequence ATGTTCACGCAGTCGGCCAAGCTGTCCAACGTCCTCTACGACATCCGGGGACCGGTGCTCGAGGAGGCTGACCGGATGGAGGCCGAGGGGCATCGGATCCTCAAGCTCAACATCGGCAACCCCGCTCCCTTCGGCTTCGAGGCGCCCGACGCGATCCTCGTCGACATGATGAAGCACCTGCCCGAGGCTCAGGGCTACAGCGACTCCCGCGGCATCCCCTCGGCCCGCCGCGCAGTCGTCCAGTACTACGAGACCAAGGGCATCTTCAATCTCGGCGCCGACGACGTCTACCTCGGCAACGGGGTGAGCGAGCTCATCACGCTCTCGCTCCAGGCGCTGTGCGACCCCGGCGACGAGATCCTCGTGCCGACACCGGACTACCCGCTGTGGACCGCATCGGTCGCACTGTCCGGCGGCACCCCGGTGCACTACGAGTGCGACGAGCACGACGCCTGGAACCCCGACCTCGACGACATCCGATCGAAGATCACCCCGCAGACCCGCGGCATCGTCGTCATCAACCCCAACAATCCGACCGGGGCGGTGTACTCCCGCGAGCTGCTCACCGGGATCGTCGACATCGCCCGCGAGCACGATCTCATCGTGTTCGCCGACGAGATCTACGAGAAGATCACGTACGACGGCGCGGAGATGGTCAACATGGCCACCCTGACCGGGGAGGACGTGCTGTGCCTGACGTTCTCCGGGCTGTCGAAGGCGTACCGGATCGCCGGCTACCGCTCCGGCTGGCTCGCGATCACCGGCCCGAACTGGAAGGCCGAGAGCTACATCGAGGGCATCAAGCTGCTCGCGAACATGCGGATGTGCGCCAACGTCCCGGCCCAGCACGCGATCCAGGCCGCGCTCGGGGGGCGGCAGACGATCGAGGAGCTCGTCCTCCCCGAGGGCCGGCTCGGTGCGCAGATGCGCCTGTCGGCCGAACGGCTCAACGCGATCGACGGAGTGAGCTGCACGCCCGCCCGCGGCGCGCTCTACCTCTTCGCCAAGCTCGACACCGAGAAGTTCGGGATCGTCGACGACGAGCAGTTCGCCCTCGATCTGCTGCGGGAGCAGAAGATCCTCGTCAGCCACGGCACCGCCTTCAACTGGAAGGCCCCGGACCACTTCCGACTCGTCACCCTGCCGAGCGTCGAGGTGCTCGCCGAGGCCCTCGACCGGCTCGAGGAGTTCCTCTCCGGGTACCGGCAGATCGCGACGGCGGTCGGCAGCTGA